From the Streptomyces sp. Sge12 genome, the window GAACCCCGAGGAGTTCGCTGATCACCGTGACCGGCAACGGCAGCGCGAAGTCCGCCACCAGATCGGCACGGCCGGCCGGGGCGATGTCGTCCAGCAGCCGGTCGGTGATGCTCTGGATCCGCGGCCGCATCAAGGCCACGCGGCGGGCGGTGAACGCCTTGGAGACCAGCCGGCGCAGCCGGGTGTGGTCGGGCGGATCGCTGCGCAGCATGTTGCTCAGCATCGACTCGCGTTCGGTCTCGGGCAGTTGCTGAAGGAGCCGGGCGTCCGAGGCATCGCGTACGTCGCTGCTCAGGCGGGAGTCGGACAGGGCCGCGAGTCCGTCCTCGTAGCGGGTGACGAGCCAGGCGTCCAGGCCGCCCGCGATGACGACGCGGCGCACGGGGCCGTCCTCGCGCAGCTGCCGGTACAGGGGGAACGGGTCCGCGACGAAGGCCGGGTCGGCGTAGGGAAGAAGGGCCGGCGGCTGCTCGCTCATGATGCCTCCCGAAGCGCGTCGTCACGTCGTCCTCGCTCTGCAAGGTGAGGTTATATGCCCAAGGCTCCCGATACGTCGCTTTCCGGCCATGGTGGGCGGTCGTTTCGGAGAGGTCAGCGCAGCGATTCCTTCGGGGGCCGCTCGCGCAGGGCTCCGTAGGCGAGGAAGTAGGCGGGCAGCCGGTTCAGCCAACGCGACTCGGTGATCAGCTCGGTCAGCCGCTTGGCCCGCCGGGGATTGCCGAACGCGACGCGGCCGGCCAGCAGTGGTTCGATGACCTGGGCGTGGGCCACCCGCTGGAGGCCCTGGGTCGCCACCGTCGTGGGCATGCGCCGCTGCTGCACCCGGCGTACGTCCCGCAGTCCCACGGTCCCCTCGCGCAACGGGCCCACGAGGTGGCGGGCAGCGGCCACCGCGTCCTGCACGGCGAGGTTGATGCCGATGCCGAAGACCGGCGACATCGCGTGAGCGGCGTCGCCGATGCAGAGCAGCCCCGGGCGATGCCAGCGGCGCAGCCGGTCGAGGCGTACGTCGAGCAGCTTGACCTCGTCCCAGGAGGTGACGGCGTCGGCCCGGTCGGCGAGCCAGGGGACGGCTTCCGTGAACCGGGCCATGAACGGCTCCAGGCCCTCCGCGCGGCGCCGCGCATCGGTCCCCTTGGGAATGAGCGCCGCGCACTGCCAGTAGTCGCCGCGGTCGATGAGCGCGACGAAGAGCCGGTCCCCGATGCCGCCGACGAGCCCGCTGGGATCCTCCTCGCGGCGCGGCATCCGGAACCACCACGCGTCCAGGGGACACGGGAAGTCCTCCAGCCCGAGCTCGGGAAGGGCCCTGGCCAGGGAGCCGCGCCCGTCGCAGGCCACGGTCAGCGAGGCCCGCAGCTCGCCGGTGCCGCCGTCGGCCGTGCGGTAGCGCACGCCCGTGACCCTGCCGCGCTCGATCAGGAAGGACGTGGCCTCCGTGTTCATGCGCAGTCGGAACGAAGGCTCCCGGCCCGCTTCGTCGGCGAGCAGGTCGAGCAGGTCCCACTGGGGCACCATCGCGATGTAGTTGTACTTCCCGTGCAGCGCCCCGATGTTCCCGACCGTGACGAGGGACCGGTCGGGCCCGATGGGCAGCTGTACCGAGGTGACCCGCCGCTGCGGCAGCGCGGCGAAGCGGTCGGCCAGGCCGATGGTGTCCAGCAGCGACAGGGTCGACGGGTGCACGGTGTCACCGCGGAAATCGCGAAGGAAGTCGCCGTGCTTCTCCAGCACGGTCACCTCCACCCCGGCCCGGGCCAGCAACAGGCCCAGCACCATCCCCGCGGGCCCTCCTCCCACCACACAGCAGGTGGTTCGTTCCACGGCGACCGCTCCCTTCGCAGGCATCGGGCAGGCCCTGGAGGACGTATACCCCGCCGCCGAGTCCGGTGGGGCGATGCGGCGCCCGCGAGTCGCACCGGGCCCCGGCGTCACCACCGCACGGCAGGGAGGAGGGGGTTCAGTAGCGCAGGGCCTTGCCGGTCTGGGCCGTCACCGTGCCGGAGAGCTTGTGCGTGCTGCGGGCCGTGCCCTGGCCCGTGCCCT encodes:
- a CDS encoding FAD-dependent oxidoreductase; the encoded protein is MERTTCCVVGGGPAGMVLGLLLARAGVEVTVLEKHGDFLRDFRGDTVHPSTLSLLDTIGLADRFAALPQRRVTSVQLPIGPDRSLVTVGNIGALHGKYNYIAMVPQWDLLDLLADEAGREPSFRLRMNTEATSFLIERGRVTGVRYRTADGGTGELRASLTVACDGRGSLARALPELGLEDFPCPLDAWWFRMPRREEDPSGLVGGIGDRLFVALIDRGDYWQCAALIPKGTDARRRAEGLEPFMARFTEAVPWLADRADAVTSWDEVKLLDVRLDRLRRWHRPGLLCIGDAAHAMSPVFGIGINLAVQDAVAAARHLVGPLREGTVGLRDVRRVQQRRMPTTVATQGLQRVAHAQVIEPLLAGRVAFGNPRRAKRLTELITESRWLNRLPAYFLAYGALRERPPKESLR